GGCCGCGCCGGTTCAGGCCGATCCCGCCCTGACGGCTCTCGACCCCGACTTCACCCCGCCCGACCAGGCGTTGGGCGTTCGCGACACCCTGGCCCGCGCCAAGGCGTCGCGGCGGGCTGGCCTGGGCGAACTGGTCACCTTCCTGGCCATGGGCGCATTGGGCATGGTGTCGCTGGGGGTCGCCGCCGCCGCCTTTCAGCGCGCTTCGGCGACGCGCAGCGGCGACACGGCGACGGTGGCCTGGGTTCTGGCCTTGATCGCGGTCGCCTGCATCGGCGTCTCGGCCTACAACCTCTATCGTCGGTGGGGCCGTCCCGACCGCGGCTGACGACGCTTGGCGAAGACCCGTGCGCGATGCTACCTCTTTGAGCATGAGCATTCCCTTCGCGCCCCAATCCATGGAATTCGGCCTTGGCGAGAACGCCGACGCCATTCGCGACACGACCGCCCGCTGGGCCGCCGATCGCCTGGCCCCTCTGGCGGCCGAGATCGACGAAAAGAACGAATTCAGGCGCGAGCTGTGGCCCGAGATGGGCGACCTGGGCCTGCACGGCATCACCGTCGAGGAAGAGTTCGGCGGCCTGGGCCTGGGCTATCTGGAACATGTCGTGGCGATGGAGGAGGTTTCCCGCGCCTCCGCCTCCATCGGCCTCAGCTACGGGGCCCACTCCAACCTGTGCGTCAACCAGATTCGTCGCTGGGGCACGCCCGAGCAAAAGCAGAAATATCTGCCCAGGCTGATCAGCGGCGAACACGTCGGTTCCCTGGCCATGTCCGAGGCCGGTTCGGGTTCGGACGTCATGTCCATGCGCACCCGCGCCGACCGTAAGGGCGACCGCTACGTCCTGAACGGGACCAAGTTCTGGATCACCAACGCCCCCCACGCCGACACACTGGTCGTTTACGCCAAGACCGATCCCGACGCGGGATCAAGGGGTTGCACCGCCTTCCTGATCGAAAAGGGCATGAAGGGTTTCAGCGTCTCCAAGAAGCTGGACAAGATGGGCATGCGCGGCTCCGACACCGCCGAACTGGTGTTCGAGGACTGCGAGGTGCCGGAGGAAAACATCATGGGTCCGCTGGGCGGCGGCGCCGGCGTGCTGATGAGCGGCCTGGACTATGAACGCGCGGTCCTGTCCGCCGGTCCCCTGGGCATCATGCAGGCCGCGCTGGACGTGGTCCTGCCCTATGTTCGCGACCGCAAGCAGTTCGGCAAGCCGATCGGTTCGTTCCAACTGATGCAGGCCAAGGTCGCCGACATGTATGTCGCCCTGAACAGCGCCCGCGCCTATGTCTATGCCGTCGCGCGCGCCTGCGATCAGGGCAAGACCACCCGCTACGACGCGGCGGGCGCCATTCTGCTGGCGTCGGAAAACGCCGTGAAGGTGTCGCTGGAAGCCGTCCAGGCGCTGGGCGGCGCGGGCTACACCCGGGAATGGCCGGTCGAGCGTCTGGTTCGCGACGCCAAACTCTATGACATCGGCGCCGGCACCAATGAGATCAGGCGTTTCCTGATCGGGCGGGAACTGCTGGGCGGCTGACGGCTTGTCTCCGTCAGAGGAGACATCCGATGCCCGCAAAATCC
Above is a genomic segment from Candidatus Brevundimonas colombiensis containing:
- a CDS encoding isovaleryl-CoA dehydrogenase, giving the protein MSIPFAPQSMEFGLGENADAIRDTTARWAADRLAPLAAEIDEKNEFRRELWPEMGDLGLHGITVEEEFGGLGLGYLEHVVAMEEVSRASASIGLSYGAHSNLCVNQIRRWGTPEQKQKYLPRLISGEHVGSLAMSEAGSGSDVMSMRTRADRKGDRYVLNGTKFWITNAPHADTLVVYAKTDPDAGSRGCTAFLIEKGMKGFSVSKKLDKMGMRGSDTAELVFEDCEVPEENIMGPLGGGAGVLMSGLDYERAVLSAGPLGIMQAALDVVLPYVRDRKQFGKPIGSFQLMQAKVADMYVALNSARAYVYAVARACDQGKTTRYDAAGAILLASENAVKVSLEAVQALGGAGYTREWPVERLVRDAKLYDIGAGTNEIRRFLIGRELLGG